gatgcataAGAGCATAAAGAGGTACAAATGTTTCTATTCCTTTATATATCACCTCGGGCAAAAAACGATAACTTTCAATAGATTACCATACAAAAATTATATTAATTGAACAGATGGAAAATAGTGCTATATGATTTTTCTTGGGAATACTGATCATaatatataatttaaaataaacacTTTTTTTTGCATGGACAAAGGTCAAACGAAAACTTTCAATACTTTGTGCTTTAGATGAACTTAAATTATAAGGCATGCCACAGTTACTTGAACAACATTTTTATCAAACCTGAGCACAATATCCAAACTTGTAATCGATACCCCATCCATGGATAAGATCATTCTGTATAAATACAATGTAGATATATTAATATCTGGAATACTCCACAAAAATCAATCAGGTAAAACCATAAAAGACAAAGGAGATTATCACATAAAgtactttttttttttcaaaaacagcTTAAAGACCTATGAACTAATGTGGACTCATATTTGCCTGTGTCCCTGATAAATGCAGCAGTGACAATGCGTGGAGCAATGAAGGTATGTGAAGGCACTGTAGTGAGTTCATAAACACCTATAAAACTAGGACCATAAAAACACTCAACCTACGGGTGTAAGACAGCCCTCAAGCATTGCATTAAGAAGGTCGAGAAAACCCTCAAACCCCTTCCCCACCCATACACAGCAGCACCATAGCCCATGTGAGAACGACCACGATCGGGGCTgggccttagacctgtgctttgccATGGGACAGACGAGATTTTTTTAACCCTAGCCtgaaaattcgctcccacggggagtcgaaccaaGGACCTGAGGAGTGTTACTCAAGCCACCTAACCAACTCAGCTAGAGGATAATAATACATAGAAATAACATGAATCTAATTCAAGAATTATCCACAAGTAATGACACAAAATGTTGACGAATGTAGCGTCAAAACTGACCTTGTGATTTGTGAATATTATAAATCAAAAAATATATTGTAGCCAATGAGACAAGTAGTTAGCTCCTAGCTTGTATATATCTATTGCTTCTGCACTCCATATTATTTCAGAAAGAAGCAAAATATAAAGACATCACACATATCAGAAAGAAACAAAATGTGAAGACTCAACACTAAGCCCAGGTTAAAAATTGTATTAGCTTTGCCTGTTTGGGTTTCCACCCCTGCTTTTCTCAACATGGTTACTCACGGTTAAGCATGTTCCAAGTATTCCCTGACTCTAAATTCCAAAATAGGAATACGATGCACATGGACATCTAATGCTACACCATAAACCATATTGTACAATTCATGCTCAGAACTTGTGGATCACTGAAAGGAAAACAGTCATATTGTCTGGTACAATAGAAGTTCAAATACAGAACATGGTTAAGAAATCATATGAAGATAAAGTCTACCTGGATAAGATGCCACACACATGGCCAAGCGGACTTTGAGAAAACAGGCGCCATGCCCTCGACCCATCTATAGATCAAACAAACAATTATCATGTCATGCACGGCTCTCAATCATATTTGTCATATGCATATACCATGGTTGGTAAATAGTAAGACAATTCTGGTGAAAATCGATCATGCGGTAAAAATGTCAAGAGCTAATCAGCAATTCTGTTGTAGCATAAGAAAGGGTTCAAGAAAGAAATACCCAGAACAAGGCGGTCCTTCTCTTGAACACTGTTTGTTAGCCCGGCTAACTCTTCTGTCAAAATACACATCGTGTTTGATTTAGTTATGATGTAACCACACAtttccaaaataaaagttgcactACATGAACTTACCTATGAAAGGTCTCTGTTTTTTTACGAACAGTTATTCGGTGATGAATTTCAGAAAGCTTAGAGTCAAGACCTGGTTGTGATATCTCCAGCCCTTCTGATCTAACTACATTTAAGTATCTGAAAGGAATCAATGCATTAGCTAAATTGGTGCAGAGAATGGAAAGATCAAACAAACACATttggtgtgtgcgcgcgcgcattTGTGTGTGGAGGGGGTTAGCATAATATGCCGTTTCTTCACAGATTTCTCCTATATAGAACACAAAATTAAGCTGgatattttcaagaaattgtttGCCGCCTAGCACATACATGGCAGGCTGGCACTGGCAGCAGAAACATCCAGAAAACTGTCATTTTATACTAGTAGTTGCCCGAACCAAGATTTAAAAGTCCAATAAACAGAACTCTGATGTGTCCGTCTTTActcttttttttgttgttgcTAGGCATTGATAAGTTTGACAACATAAGGTTGGTACCATGTAATACAATTACACAATACCTTCTCGGGTTAAAGTTATCAACTTCCAGATCTTCATCCCAAAGAAAGATGTACTGGTACATGGACACAACAGAAGGATGGAGGAACCTCTTTGCAAACCACCTATAAAAACAGATACCTTGTCATCTTATCTTGAAGCTAAAATGAGAGAAAAGGCTTGCCGAATTTCAGTGCAAAGGAGGAGATACCATACCATTTAGTCTGGTTAGAAGCAGCTATATGTATCACACTTTTGCTCCATGGTAGATCATTCCACCCATTGACATTCCCATCATAATGGAACAATATAGCTGTAAAATTTTCTGGAAGAAACTGAATAATCAAGAGTCACATGACAATTTTACGTGCAAATTACCGCTTAAAGAGGTGTAAATGAAGTACCTTCTTCATAATAGCATCCACACTTTTTTTCTGATTTATACCGGCAGCAATAGCAATCAAAAACTGATCACTTTGTTTAGACTTCTGCTAGGACAAAACACCCACAGAGCATTAAATAACTAAACAAATAAGATTCTGTAGTTATGAGGTGGGAACAGCTAATGCTTGTTGAGTTTGAAAAGTGAAACCGACAGAAATATTGTACTGGAATCAAAGTTCGTCAGGTATATATTGTACTTAACTAACCTTTGACTGCGCACTTGTCAGCCACAATGGCTTCAACTCCATGTCGGAGTTAGACTCCACTATACCATGGGGTAAATAACCAATCCTAGCCTCCGCTTTTTGAGGCACCTTAACAGCGTCTCTGTCAGACACCTGATATTTACATTGGAGGCGCAAATCATATCTTAGCAACAGAGGAAAATCTGCCTCTGGTTAATAGGGGGGGAAAAAATCTTGTGACTTTTGATGGAAGGAAATGTGTTCACATACCGTCACTGTATCAAATGGATGAGATTTTGCTTCCAACTGTAAAGTTGCATAATCACATAAGATTAATCTTTTATGTTCAGAGAACTCTGTTATTATACAATAAACCAGGGGATATTGATGGTTACCGATGTCTGCTTATGTTGAAAGTTAGCCATGTTGTACACCAGGAATATGATTATCACGCACAGGACGAACAGATGCAACCGCAGTTTCATCTTAGGACACCTATCGCCCCCCTTACCATTCTGTACAATCAAAAGTAGGTAGCAATATAGTATCCTGACCTCACACTCAACCAACCTTAAGGGTTCAGAAAATGTAGATGCCACTAATAAGTAAGGAATCATCAAAAGAACACAAGCAAGCTCACCTTATCTTTCAAGACACTAGTTTTCTGTGTACGACTGGAAACAGATGGATCGCCTTCTTATGGTGTCAAGAAGCAACTCAAGCAAGTGAGGATCATTTCATGACGCCCTGCTTGCAGGATAGCAGGCCAAAAAACAGCGTAACAAACAGTATCATTAATAATTTCATAATGGAAAGATTGGCGTGCTGCTTAGTTCAGGCACATCGACCACCACCCACTGAACACATCGACCACCACCCACTCAAACAACCTTAAGTCAACAGGTTCCAGGCACACATCaggtaaaaaaaaatactttagCATCTCTTTTCTCCATATTTTTGCTGGTAAAACGGAAAAGGGGAGGGAGCTAACTAGGTGGTGAAATCTCGAACGAATAGATGAACGTCCGGTGAAAGCATCATGCGTGATCTCGCTTTTGTTGTTCGGAGTGCAGCAGTGCCCCCTTGAAGCAAATTGACAGCAAAGGGGTGTGACGAACGCATCAATGACGAGTGGAGCAGGAACACTGACGCACTGGCCGCGACCGAATTACGCTACACTTTATTAACCCACCCCTCCAGACTCCAATTCCAGGCTTCCAGCTCGGGAGCCACCTCGAGACAACGAGGGCGTCCCAAGAGATCGTTTCCTAAATCCCAATTACAGGTAGGAGCACCCAAGTCCCAAGGCACGATCAGAACCAATCCATGACATACCAGGTGTAGCACGCGGATATTTGTACTATCGGATTGAGTGAGAACAAAACGAATTACCGCGGCGGCgggaggagccggagatgatgCCGCGGTGGGCGGGAGGCCTCGGAGCTGAGCGCGCAATGGGCGGTGGTGGAGCCGTGGAGGCGCCTCCAGCCACTCGTCACACGTGTGGGCGCCTTGGCAGCGAGGGCACCGCTGGTGCTGATTGTGTCGCGGCGATGCCGGGCAATGGCTAACGAAACGTCTCGCAGTGCCGGAGTCCGGAGGGATTGGGAAAGGTTGGGTGGAAGTTGTGACGGGGACGGGCACGGGCGGAGGCGGCCGCGGGAGGGAGCCAGAGAGCCAAGAGCCCGAGGAACAGCGCGACAGCGACGGTCGGGTCAGAGCCTCAGAGGAAACGCGACGGGTGGCGCCTCGCCTAGTTCCACCCGCGCTGCCCCCTCAGTGCTCGCAGCGAGCGCCCCACACGGCATCCTCCGCTCGGGTGACGAGCGCGCAGGCGGCGCAGCTGCCGTTTCGGCCACGCCCGCGACCGGGTTTTCCGCTCGGTTTGTTGGTTCCTTGCCTCGCCGCTAGTGCGTGTGCCGTGTGCACGACGGTGACGCACGGCCCAACGGATGCATGCCAAAAGAGCGACGCACGGCAAGCGGCCCAGCATCAGCCCAGCACTGCCGCTTCTCTTTCTCGAAGCCAAGAGCCGAACTGTTCAACTGTTCAAGTCCTTGCAGTCTTTCCTGTCTGGTTCAGTCAACAGGTAACTGTCGGTGTTCAAGATCAGTTCACATGGTATAACAACTTAAActattactccctccgtcaaaaaaaaaaacgcaATTACCTGGACACgcggacggagggagtaagcaTTACACAGTCAGACATGTATAGCCTAACTCGGATAATCTCTACAGGAAAACGAGGGTTCCCTTCTAACTGTCCTTGCTCCTTACAAAACAACATCAAAAACAGCTAACCCCTTCCTGTTACGCCAGTTTGAATACTGGGACAAAAACTTTTTTGTCAGTTAAACAACACTGGAAGGGGCCAGCCTATGATATATTTAAGCTGTACACAGTTTCACCGGCATTGAGCTGATGGTAGCTTCACCGCCGGCTCTTCTTGCCCCCTTTGCTGGGGCTATCCTCCTGTGCTGCCGCACTCCTCTTCCTGCCTTTGCTGGGGCTATCTACCAGTGCCCCAGCACCCCTTTTCCGGCCTTTGATGGGGCTATCTTCCTGCGCCTCAGCAATCCTCTGCCCACTCTTTGGAGGCCGACCCACACCTCTCTTCTTGGCTTGCTCATTTCTCTGTATAGTCTTTTGATTAGCCAGCTCATCACTGCAAGGTCTCTTGCCATCTCCTTCCTTGGCAGTAGTGTCCCTTGAAGAAACCTTGATTGCCCTTGCATCACCAGGGCCAGGGTGTCCAGGCTGCAGGGCTCGAGCATTCTTCTTTACTACAGGGGCACCAGCTGTTCTGGTCTCTCCATGGCTTTTCAAGAACAAGCTTGCACTCTGCTTCACTGTTTTGCATGCAAAGTCACGAAGCTCAACCGCCGCCATGTGCTCCAATGTAGCCTTCGGGTAGAAGGCTATTACATTATTGATGAAAATGAGCATATCTCTCAGGAGCTCCTTGGTGCAAGAGATTGCGCCACTCTTGACCTTAGAGTGAAGTATTCGGAAGTCCATATGCCGGCGAATCATCTTCTTATATCTAGCTCTTTTCCTCTATATAGACGAAAAGGTAAGGAATCAGATGAAATTCAGTCCATAAGTGTTCATGCTATTTCACAGACCTTGAGAATGATTTGACGGAACAATCGATTTGAGAAGTACTCCCTCCGtgccaaattataagtcacttcgACTTTTTTAGTACATCCactttgctatgcatctagatgtctagatacataacaaaatggatgaaccaaaaaagtcaaagcgacttataatttggaacggagggagtaacataATCAACTATAGCCAGCTAGTAAGAAAATAACCATAATTAAAAACCCACAAAAATCTGAGTTGAGTAACtagcaggaaaaaaaaaacagcggAACCGTTTTAATAGCAGTTATAAAAGTATTAGCACCCACATGAAGTATCCCATCTCTCAAATGACCTAAGGAGTCATAATAGTCAACAAGTCCTATATTAATCAGTGAAGTATATATATACAGATAATTTAGACCATCACTGAGGCACTGAAAAGTGATGAAACTCGGTGAACCCATCATACCTGGGTATCAAGTTGGCGTTGCAACATTTTGCAGTCATCTTGAGTCGATATAGTATTCAAAATTTCTGCCAGCTTCAGTTTAACTCTCTCAATCACAAGCTGGCCACATTCTGCCTTTGGAGATCTCAAGCCCTTCTTCATAACATCAGATCCTGCTTTGGGAGTTTTCAAGTCCTTTATAACATCAGGTTCTACTTTGGAAATTTTCAACCCCTTCTTCATAACATCAGATTCTGCTTTAGGAGTTCTCacgcccttcttcatcaaatcAGATTCTACTTTGGGAGTTTTCAAGCCCTTCTTCATTATACCAGATCCtacatttggagttttcaaaTCCTTATTCATCACACCAGATTCTACCTTTGGAGttttcacacccttcttcataaCAACTGATTCTACATTTGGAGTTTTCAAGTTCTTCATGCAGCCTTCAGACGAACCCTCCCTCTGTATGCATGCTGTAGATGTAGGCTCACCATCCCCACTACTATCACCACCTTTCAGAAGTGTCCTTCTAGCTCTCCTTCCTCTTTGTTTTCTAGAACCCCAAAGCAAGCCATCTTTGGGACCGACCTTTTCAACTTGGGCCCGGGGATATGACTCATCTGGTGATGGATTGATAGCTTGAATTGAATCAGTATCACACTGCTGCACTTTCTGAGATTTCTGACTGTTGCTTGCTTCCTCTGTGAAACTAGCAGCTGATGATCTATCCCTGGACGTTTCTTTACCTGAGGAATTAGTATCTGCTGTATTTTCGGAGCGCGGACATGATTCAGTATGACTGGTGCGGCATTCAGAACTCCCATCAACATGTTTGCTATTGCTGAGGCTTTGAATAACAGATTGGAGGGATCTGGAAGAGTAAAAGGAAGATCACACATTACCAAAAAGTTGGCAAAGTATCAAACAATGACTTGCCTGGATGAAAAACAATCGACAAAGATTATATCTGGGATAGTcaacaataagaacaaaatatAAATAGCTCAACTGAACTTCAAAAATGCTCTGTGAACAAATTGTCACTAACCCAATAGAATTTTCCGACTTCTCCAAATCCCTTTTGAGTTCAGCAACTCTCTGCTTACGAAGCTCTTCAAACCAAGCACTGCATTGAAGCAAATAGGATGATCAGAACTCAGAAAAATATAAAATGCTTCACATCAGAGTTATCTATTCAACTGCAGCCATCTGAAAGGCAGTGCAATGCCTGCATTGTTGTATAAACAACTTATTGCTTATGGGATTGAGAATCCAATCTTAAAGCTGAGGTTGTTGATCACTAAGTGGTCTATGTTTTAGTATTTTCCCTCTTTATTCTCTTCCTTGTATATTATCCATTCTTCAAACGGTTGGTTATGTATACTTGTGAAGTAGTAAGATGCAAATTTAAAAACGTGAATCACCAACTTGCGAATAGAAAGAAGTGCAGGCATTTCTGATTGTTGAGTGCAGAAGCAGACATGCTGATTAGCAACTACTCCcacgttccaaattatagttcactttagtTTTGCCCTACATCAAACTTCTctaattttgaccaagtttttagaaaaatacATTAGCATCTACAAGTTCAATCAAATGCATTGTCAAGACAAATTTCATGAAGAATTTAATGAAAATAATTTGTTATTCTAGATGTTGATGTATTTTTCTATAAAGTTGGTCAAAGTTAgacaagtttgacttaggacaaaggcACAAAGCTAAAGTAAACTATAATTTGAGATGAAGTATTGTTGAATATGATCAAAATGTAGCATGCTGCTTACATGTTATCTTTTAGCACAATAGCAAAGACTCTACCCGACTGTTATATTTAAAGATTCACAAAGTTCTTAATCAGCTCATAAAAAGGCTCAAAATTCATATTATTTCAACTTCTCTAGATATATAATGATATGCAGTAGTTGTTCTATGCCACTCATCCAATTTGCAAGGTCATGTAATGGACAAGAAGGTACAAAGCATGAACATCACACGATCAAGTATCACTTACTTGCATGCAGAGTACCGCAACTGTATCTCTGCAAATTTTGCTTCACATTCCTGCAGATATTAACAACTGTACTTGATCAGTCTGCCATAACTTCCAGATGATAATAAAACAGTTGAATTGCAATGCAATCAGAAACAACTTGATGTGTAAAACAAACTGCACAAAAAACGCACATTGATAGGCTCAAGGTTCTACTACATTTCACTGTTGGAAAAAGGCAACATAGTAGTAGCACCCCAAAAATGCCTAGGAAATTATACAGCAGCAACAACagagccttttagtcccaagcaagttgaggAAGGCTGCCTGGGAAACTATCTTGTTTCTATGAAAATAGCTGTCATCTAATAGTGTGCTCCTCGTGTGTGAACATGAAAATACTCAAATAGTGCACATCATTTCAATGGCTATAAGAACATGCAAGCAGAAATTTGTGCACAAACCATGCAATGTGCATTGTCATGGCATTGCTAATTACTGTATCGCACTTCATTAATGCCTACATGGTTGTTACTGGGCTTCCCCTTGTTCAACTCAAAATCATTGCATGGTAAATCAAATCCAATCACAGCCTACTTAGGAACCAACCATCTACGACCACAGAAATTCAGCATTTATAGAATCGCATAGCTCTACGGACATTGCAAAATCAAGCATTCGCAGAGGTAGGGCCACGGAACCCTAGCCTCGATATTAGCTGGAGACAGTTATTCCGCACCGGTGGGGCCCTAGGGCCATGCCCTAATCCGTATCCGAGTCGGTCTCGAGCTGTAAACACGACCTAGGGTTTGACAGGTTGCGGGGTTGTACCTCGGGCGAGAAGGTGCACGGGGAGCGGGTCCGGAGCTCGTCGGCCACGGTGGCCCACGCTGCGCCCCCATGCCGGAGCACTGCGCCGCCCAGCACCAGCTCCTCCCACGTCccccagccgccgccaccgccccctcccaccgccaccaccaccatcggttGCCGGCTCTGGTCGGCTTGATCGCAGGGGAGACGGGCGGTGGATAGCCAGTAGGAGTCGGAAAGGGAGGTCAGGAGGAGAGGTGGACAAGGTGTCGGGTCGTCGCGGTTTCGGGGCCGGCGGTCTGGTTTCCCTGCCCCGCCTGCTGTTTTTTCGGGTTTGGCTCGCGTCGCGTGGGTGATGGATTTTTCATTTCTGGGTTCGCTCCACTTTTTTTTCCCGTTGCGACCGTGGAGTAGTGCATTGGAATTCGGAATCGGATGACCCGATGGGGACTGGATTGGGTCCGTGTCGGAAAAAGCACTGGACTGGAATTGGATTGCAGGATTGGACTTTAAATCCGACAACCATGAATTGGATCAGAAAATTTTCAGCGGCATCTCAACAAAAGGAGCAAAAGATAATAATGCCTCATAGACACGGAGTGAAATCAATCGTCGACACGGAGTGACCTTTAACACGAGCAAACTCTAATATATTTGTTTGACGTCTTGGTATTTACATATGGTCTAGATAACCACGCATAATCACACCAAGTGATCTGGAACCGGGCACTGAGAAATGTATTGTGCAGACTACAGAATTACAACAATAGCTTTGGACTATAAATTGACCAGAGATTCAGAGGAGTATCACTGACAATGGACAAAACGCGGTGCAATCTTTGCATCCTGCCATTGTGTTCCATCCATCTTGCGTTGCCCAAAATATCCTACTACCGCATCAATGATCATCAAAGGCGTCTTGCAACATGGCCAGAGAGAACTGAATCTGGCAAGAAGCTCCAAAACGAGGTGCATTCTTGAATTCTAATTTCTAAGCACGGGCCTCCACATTTTTCCCTTCCTTAAGGGATCGCCTACATGGAAGCCCTTGATACACTACTTACCATGCGAGTTAAGTCTTGGACAACTTCAGACATTGGTGGCCTGAATTCCGGTTCATGCTGCATAAAGTTTAAGGTGTCACACTGCATACCTTCATGCGAAGAGGATGTCAGATGTAGGATCAAATGTTTTTACCTGAATGCAGCGGCTAATAATGTCAGCGAAACGGGATAATGCCTTTTCAGAACATTGTCCTCGAATGGAGGGATCAACCATCTTCGCTATGGCATCAATATCATAGAGTTGAGAAGTGGCCCATCGCACTAGATGTTGTTCAGCTCGTGGACGTGAACTGCAAATTCCATTCCATGTGAAGTTGTTAGATTCCTTAGGTCAGAACTCAGAAATCATCTTCAAGaaaaataaatgtgccagatgAGTGTAAAAAAATGGATTTGTGTTCTTTATTTCTAATGTTACCTGTCATAAGGTTTACGCCCTGTTAGAAGCTCCAACATAACAACACCGAAGCTGTAACATCACTTCGATCACTTACTGATCCAGATTCATGCACTTCAGGTGCTTCATAATGGAATAAGGTGCGTCCGGACAACTGTCATGCAAAGTAAAATAAAGGTTTATAAGAAGATGGAATAATAGCATTCCCTCCCTTCTCATCAAACATGGATTCCACTATTCACTACTTTGAAACGAATTGGCAAGTTTTAATGAGAGCAATATATAATAAGTTCATAACCAAAACTCAAAGAATAGCATTGTATATGGAACTTTAATTTTAAAGCATCAAAATATAAAGAAAAAGATAGCCCACTAAAATCACATATGGTTACAAAATGGAAGGAGAAAACAAGCATGAGGTGGCAGGTACAGATGCAATAGAAAACTGTTACAGGTCAAAAAAACATCACGGCATAATGCATGTTTTAGTTATGTTTAGGTTCATATTTGTCTTAACAAATGTGTTGAAGTACAAATGAATTGTCCACAATCATACGATTTTGCAGCTCGGTATATATAAATGTGGCCAATAGTCCAATACAAACCCGTTTCAAGAGACTGAACTAACAAACAAAGATACAATAGATAACTCGGGATTGGCAAAATAGAAATAGCACCACCTTTAGTTACAAGCATCCTTAATAGGTAAGAGAAAATCTAATATCAAAATATTGTGATTAGCATTATTTTACCTGAGAAACTGATTTTGATGCTAATGATGCAAGGCCACATTCAGAAATATGCACAACTAAGGTGCTGTTGAGAAGAACAACAGATGGTTCAAAATTTTGATGTACAACTGGTGGTTGGCAACTGTCATGAAGATGTCTGCAAAAAGAAAAGATATACACAGCATTTTCAGATATCTTTTCAAATCACAGCACACaaataataattaaaaaaatagGATAGGGGCAATTTTATGTCTTCATACTGTAATGCTTTTGCTGCCTCCGCAGCAACTTGGAGGCGAGCATTCCATGATAATGGCTGCTTGAGTCATCTACATGACGAAGTTCATCATGTAGGGTCATCTTGCTACAGTACTCATAGACAAGTAATCGCTGCTCAAACTCCGCACAGTATCCAACAAGACCAAGTATGTTAGGATGCCTCAGTTCAGAAATCCTCACAACTAGCTCAAGAAAGGCATCTACTGGCACTTTTGAGTTAGAAGTGTCGATCTTCAAAATTTCCAGTAGCTGCTTAAAAAATGAATACATAATTTCAGAGCTGATAACTGTATCATGAACCCAACTTGAAGATAACAATTACTTGAAGTTTTGCTGAACCATTTACCTCTCCATCAGGAAGCTTTGCCAGATATACCTTACCAAACCAGCTGTCTCTTATGATATTTTCCTCACTGAAACTATTGGTATATTGTTGGAGGGATGCAATGGAGAAGGACTTGACAGTAGT
Above is a genomic segment from Miscanthus floridulus cultivar M001 chromosome 3, ASM1932011v1, whole genome shotgun sequence containing:
- the LOC136542467 gene encoding uncharacterized protein, whose product is MVVVAVGGGGGGGWGTWEELVLGGAVLRHGGAAWATVADELRTRSPCTFSPEECEAKFAEIQLRYSACNAWFEELRKQRVAELKRDLEKSENSIGSLQSVIQSLSNSKHVDGSSECRTSHTESCPRSENTADTNSSGKETSRDRSSAASFTEEASNSQKSQKVQQCDTDSIQAINPSPDESYPRAQVEKVGPKDGLLWGSRKQRGRRARRTLLKGGDSSGDGEPTSTACIQREGSSEGCMKNLKTPNVESVVMKKGVKTPKVESGVMNKDLKTPNVGSGIMKKGLKTPKVESDLMKKGVRTPKAESDVMKKGLKISKVEPDVIKDLKTPKAGSDVMKKGLRSPKAECGQLVIERVKLKLAEILNTISTQDDCKMLQRQLDTQRKRARYKKMIRRHMDFRILHSKVKSGAISCTKELLRDMLIFINNVIAFYPKATLEHMAAVELRDFACKTVKQSASLFLKSHGETRTAGAPVVKKNARALQPGHPGPGDARAIKVSSRDTTAKEGDGKRPCSDELANQKTIQRNEQAKKRGVGRPPKSGQRIAEAQEDSPIKGRKRGAGALVDSPSKGRKRSAAAQEDSPSKGGKKSRR
- the LOC136542463 gene encoding uncharacterized protein, with the protein product MKLRLHLFVLCVIIIFLVYNMANFQHKQTSLEAKSHPFDTVTVSDRDAVKVPQKAEARIGYLPHGIVESNSDMELKPLWLTSAQSKKSKQSDQFLIAIAAGINQKKSVDAIMKKFLPENFTAILFHYDGNVNGWNDLPWSKSVIHIAASNQTKWWFAKRFLHPSVVSMYQYIFLWDEDLEVDNFNPRRYLNVVRSEGLEISQPGLDSKLSEIHHRITVRKKTETFHRRVSRANKQCSREGPPCSGWVEGMAPVFSKSAWPCVWHLIQNDLIHGWGIDYKFGYCAQGDRTKNIGVVDSEFIVHRGVQTLGGSTVTKDGTRGKNAQPLRQKAAQVQKTRGKAPGLDMRTKIRRKSRSELRDFQKRWDRAAREDRTWVDPFARSRRKRRNRNPQ